A window from Bos indicus isolate NIAB-ARS_2022 breed Sahiwal x Tharparkar chromosome 1, NIAB-ARS_B.indTharparkar_mat_pri_1.0, whole genome shotgun sequence encodes these proteins:
- the LOC109563768 gene encoding keratin-associated protein 6-1-like produces MCGYYGDYYGGLGCGSYSYGGLGCGYGSCYGSGFRRLGCGYGSCYGSGFRRLGCGYGCGYGYGSRSLCGCGYGCGYGSGFGYYC; encoded by the coding sequence ATGTGTGGCTACTACGGAGACTACTATGGTGGTCTCGGCTGTGGAAGCTACAGCTATGGAGGCCTGGGCTGTGGCTATGGCTCCTGCTATGGCTCTGGCTTCCGCAGGCTGGGCTGTGGCTATGGCTCCTGCTACGGCTCTGGCTTCCGCAGGCTGGGCTGTGGCTATGGCTGTGGCTACGGCTATGGCTCCCGCTCTCTCTGTGGCTGTGGCTATGGATGCGGCTATGGCTCTGGCTTTGGCTACTACTGTTGA